In Streptomyces sannanensis, the DNA window CGCCGAGACGGTCAACGGGTGGCGCGCACGGTGGCCGGGGTGAGGATCAGGGCAGGGACCGTACCGGCGCCCATCGCGTCGCTCGACGCGGCCTCACCGGCCGGCTGACCTTCACGGAACGCGACCGGGCCGTCCGGAACGCGCCGCCTCGCCGACACGGCCCGGGGCTCAGCCCCGGGCGGCCGTTCCGGGCCGTCCGGTCGCCCGCCGGTGCACTTCCCGTACGGCCTCCACCAGCACCGGGGCGTGCGGTGCGAGCACACTGTCGCGGTGCCATGCCAGCAGCAGCCGCATCCGCACGGACCCGCCGGCGATGGGCCGCACCGCGATGCCCTCGCCGCCCCTGTACGAGGCCTGGCAGGCGGAGACCGCGCGCCCGGCCGCGACCAGCTCCGTCCGCATGCCGGTCTGCTCCAGCCGGTAGCGCGCACGCGGGCGGAAGCCCGCGCGTTCGCACTCGTCCAGCAGATGCTCGGGCCAGCCGGTGCCGTCCGAAGGTGACAGCACCCAGTCCTCGTCGGCGAGATCCGCGAGCCTCACCTCCTCCTGGGCGGCCGCCGGGTGCCCGGCGGGCAGTGCCACATGGACGGGCTCCGTGGTCACCTCGGCGTACCGCACGACCGGCTGCGGGCGCAGCTCGAAGCCCGGGTAGTCGGCGAGCATCGCGCCGTCGAGCCGGCCGGTGGCGATACGGTCGAGCAGCCGCCCGGTGTAGTAGGCGACCTGGAGCTCGGTGCGGGCCCCGGGCAGCAGCGCCGCTATCCGCTCCATGACCTCCAGCGTCAGCGGACTCTCGTACGCGCCGAAGCGCACCACCGACTGCGGCCCGGCCTGCCCCGGGGCGCGGTCCAGCAGGTCGTCGATGTTGCGGAGAGCCGCGCGCGTACGCGACATCACGTACTCGCCGAACGGCGTCGGCCGCACCCCGTGCCGCCCCCGTGTGAACACCTCTCCGTCCAGGAACGCCTCGATACGACGGAGTTGGGAGCTCAACGCGGGCTGCGAGATGCCCAGCGCCGCGGCGGCCCGGGTGACGCTGCCGTGCTCGGCGATGGCGCTGAGCGCCCGGAGGTGTCGTATTTCGAGTTGCACGGATGCACCCTAACTTTCCATAACTCCTTGGTGTTATGACGGTTTGGGATTACTCGCGGGACACGTGGTGAGGCAAGGTCAGCCGAACACCCCGCGCCGCCCAGAGAAACAGGAGGCCAGAGTGCGCATGCGCACGATCCCCACCCTGCTGCTGTCCGCCGCCCTCACGGCGGGCGTCCTC includes these proteins:
- a CDS encoding LysR family transcriptional regulator gives rise to the protein MQLEIRHLRALSAIAEHGSVTRAAAALGISQPALSSQLRRIEAFLDGEVFTRGRHGVRPTPFGEYVMSRTRAALRNIDDLLDRAPGQAGPQSVVRFGAYESPLTLEVMERIAALLPGARTELQVAYYTGRLLDRIATGRLDGAMLADYPGFELRPQPVVRYAEVTTEPVHVALPAGHPAAAQEEVRLADLADEDWVLSPSDGTGWPEHLLDECERAGFRPRARYRLEQTGMRTELVAAGRAVSACQASYRGGEGIAVRPIAGGSVRMRLLLAWHRDSVLAPHAPVLVEAVREVHRRATGRPGTAARG